A single window of Cervus canadensis isolate Bull #8, Minnesota chromosome 17, ASM1932006v1, whole genome shotgun sequence DNA harbors:
- the SSTR1 gene encoding somatostatin receptor type 1 isoform X1, which produces MFPNGTASSPSSPSPSPGSCGEGGGSRGPGAGAADGMEEPGRNASQNGTLSEGQGSAILISFIYSVVCLVGLCGNSMVIYVILRYAKMKTATNIYILNLAIADELLMLSVPFLVTSTLLRHWPFGALLCRLVLSVDAVNMFTSIYCLTVLSVDRYVAVVHPIKAARYRRPTVAKVVNLGVWVLSLLVILPIVVFSRTAANSDGTVACNMLMPEPAQRWLVGFVLYTFLMGFLLPVGAICLCYVLIIAKMRMVALKAGWQQRKRSERKITLMVMMVVMVFVICWMPFYVVQLVNVFAEQDDATVSQLSVILGYANSCANPILYGFLSDNFKRSFQRILCLSWMDNAAEEPVDYYATALKSRAYSVEDFQPENLESGGVFRNGTCTSRITTL; this is translated from the coding sequence ATGTTCCCCAATGGCAccgcctcctctccctcctctcctagCCCCAGCCCAGGCAGCTGCGGCGAAGGCGGCGGCAGCAGGGGCCCCGGGGCCGGCGCTGCAGACGGGATGGAAGAACCGGGGCGAAACGCGTCCCAGAACGGGACCTTGAGCGAGGGCCAGGGCAGCGCCATCCTCATCTCTTTCATCTACTCCGTGGTGTGCCTGGTGGGGCTCTGTGGGAACTCCATGGTCATCTACGTGATCCTGCGCTACGCCAAGATGAAGACGGCCACCAACATCTACATCCTCAACCTGGCCATCGCCGATGAGCTGCTCATGCTCAGCGTGCCCTTCCTGGTCACCTCCACGTTGCTTCGCCACTGGCCCTTCGGCGCGCTGCTCTGCCGCCTCGTGCTCAGCGTGGACGCGGTCAACATGTTCACCAGCATTTACTGTCTGACTGTGCTGAGCGTGGACCGCTACGTGGCCGTGGTGCACCCCATCAAAGCCGCACGCTACCGCCGGCCCACCGTGGCCAAGGTGGTGAATCTGGGCGTGTGGGTGCTGTCGCTGCTCGTCATTCTGCCCATCGTGGTCTTCTCGCGCACGGCGGCCAACAGCGACGGCACGGTGGCCTGCAACATGCTCATGCCCGAGCCGGCGCAGCGCTGGCTGGTGGGCTTCGTGCTGTACACTTTCCTCATGGGCTTCCTGCTGCCCGTCGGGGCCATCTGCCTGTGCTACGTGCTCATCATCGCCAAGATGCGCATGGTGGCCCTCAAGGCCGGCTGGCAGCAGCGCAAGCGCTCGGAGCGCAAGATCAccctgatggtgatgatggtggtgatggtgtttGTCATCTGCTGGATGCCTTTCTATGTGGTGCAGCTGGTCAACGTGTTCGCGGAGCAGGACGACGCCACGGTGAGCCAGCTGTCGGTCATCCTCGGCTACGCCAACAGCTGCGCCAACCCCATCCTCTACGGCTTCCTCTCAGACAACTTCAAGCGCTCTTTCCAGCGCATCCTTTGCCTCAGCTGGATGGACAACGCCGCCGAGGAGCCGGTCGACTACTACGCCACGGCCCTCAAGAGCCGCGCCTACAGCGTGGAGGACTTCCAGCCCGAGAACCTGGAGTCCGGCGGCGTCTTCCGTAATGGCACCTGCACGTCCAGGATCACGACCCTCTGA
- the SSTR1 gene encoding somatostatin receptor type 1 isoform X2, translating to MEEPGRNASQNGTLSEGQGSAILISFIYSVVCLVGLCGNSMVIYVILRYAKMKTATNIYILNLAIADELLMLSVPFLVTSTLLRHWPFGALLCRLVLSVDAVNMFTSIYCLTVLSVDRYVAVVHPIKAARYRRPTVAKVVNLGVWVLSLLVILPIVVFSRTAANSDGTVACNMLMPEPAQRWLVGFVLYTFLMGFLLPVGAICLCYVLIIAKMRMVALKAGWQQRKRSERKITLMVMMVVMVFVICWMPFYVVQLVNVFAEQDDATVSQLSVILGYANSCANPILYGFLSDNFKRSFQRILCLSWMDNAAEEPVDYYATALKSRAYSVEDFQPENLESGGVFRNGTCTSRITTL from the coding sequence ATGGAAGAACCGGGGCGAAACGCGTCCCAGAACGGGACCTTGAGCGAGGGCCAGGGCAGCGCCATCCTCATCTCTTTCATCTACTCCGTGGTGTGCCTGGTGGGGCTCTGTGGGAACTCCATGGTCATCTACGTGATCCTGCGCTACGCCAAGATGAAGACGGCCACCAACATCTACATCCTCAACCTGGCCATCGCCGATGAGCTGCTCATGCTCAGCGTGCCCTTCCTGGTCACCTCCACGTTGCTTCGCCACTGGCCCTTCGGCGCGCTGCTCTGCCGCCTCGTGCTCAGCGTGGACGCGGTCAACATGTTCACCAGCATTTACTGTCTGACTGTGCTGAGCGTGGACCGCTACGTGGCCGTGGTGCACCCCATCAAAGCCGCACGCTACCGCCGGCCCACCGTGGCCAAGGTGGTGAATCTGGGCGTGTGGGTGCTGTCGCTGCTCGTCATTCTGCCCATCGTGGTCTTCTCGCGCACGGCGGCCAACAGCGACGGCACGGTGGCCTGCAACATGCTCATGCCCGAGCCGGCGCAGCGCTGGCTGGTGGGCTTCGTGCTGTACACTTTCCTCATGGGCTTCCTGCTGCCCGTCGGGGCCATCTGCCTGTGCTACGTGCTCATCATCGCCAAGATGCGCATGGTGGCCCTCAAGGCCGGCTGGCAGCAGCGCAAGCGCTCGGAGCGCAAGATCAccctgatggtgatgatggtggtgatggtgtttGTCATCTGCTGGATGCCTTTCTATGTGGTGCAGCTGGTCAACGTGTTCGCGGAGCAGGACGACGCCACGGTGAGCCAGCTGTCGGTCATCCTCGGCTACGCCAACAGCTGCGCCAACCCCATCCTCTACGGCTTCCTCTCAGACAACTTCAAGCGCTCTTTCCAGCGCATCCTTTGCCTCAGCTGGATGGACAACGCCGCCGAGGAGCCGGTCGACTACTACGCCACGGCCCTCAAGAGCCGCGCCTACAGCGTGGAGGACTTCCAGCCCGAGAACCTGGAGTCCGGCGGCGTCTTCCGTAATGGCACCTGCACGTCCAGGATCACGACCCTCTGA